Within Porites lutea chromosome 2, jaPorLute2.1, whole genome shotgun sequence, the genomic segment TCCAACCCTTACATCATTCAATCAATGACGGGATAAGAGAAGGATTACTCGAGGGTCTGCATATAGCTCAGTGTTTTAACTGACGTCTGACATCCGGGATCTGAGACTGAACGTAACTCATAACCGAGAAAAGGAACCCGTATTTAACTGATTGACAGTTTTCTGAACTGAGTCAATAAacgaaaattgtttttttataagTTATAAACTTTACCATTTAAATTGCTCGATTCCAAAGGTTTCAGAcgtttgattgaaaatttgacGATTTTATGCTTAGCTCCATGCTTTCACGCTCAGCGCACAGTTTTTGCACGTTCTTGTTTAGGATTGGCGCTAAAAGCGTCGCCATTTTGCCTAATCAACCCAGCAAATTAATAAAAGCAAAGTTTTTGAAGTTAAGCCTTCGAAAGGCTGAGACTTAATCCGCCCATTTGCTTTATTCATGTGAGGTGTAAAGAGTCCACGAGCCGTTACAGCCTAGCTTGAACGAGATACAATTTACTAAGAGTCACGTTTCTAGTGGTTTCTTTTCTGTGATAATTTGCAGAAACGTCCTACCACCCCAGTAGCCGCAATTACTGTCTTCCTGTTTCACTTTAAAATTGACTGATTCAAGAGGTTACCGGTAATCGGTTTTGCGGTTTAGGGTTCCTCATTCCACTGCAGGagtgcagggtgcaaagaaaaggAGTAGCTTTTAATAGGCGAAGTGTTCAAGTCTTCAAGGACTGAAAAAGACTTGGTTATATTTTCTCTTGTGTAGTTTATGTGAAATAACTCTCTATCAAGAATCCGCTACACTGGGGTCCGTTCTCCTGTCTGTTTGATTTCGGCTGCATTGACACTTTCGCTTATATCGTTAATTACTACACCGActccaaaaatataaaacttacgATTAGGTGACCTCGTCAGAACTGGTCAAAACTAATAAATCCGAGAAATTAGATACTCAGACAggaaaattttaacattttcgaTTGATGAGCTACAGAGCCACTTAAAAGAAGGAAGATCTAGGAAAGGGCGTGGCTGTTGTGAGTTAGGCGGCTGCAATAGTTGACAGGGACTCCCGTTAAGACAACAAAACTAGATACTTCCAAAGTTTAGAGATAAAATAAATTGCGTAATCAGAATGTGAAGAGGAATTTTCTCCCAAACTTCTAAAATCGTGCGAAGCTGTAAAGACACGCGTCAAATTTAGGCAACCAACGAAGCTATAAAACTGATGTAAAAGATCGATCATGATTCTATTTGACGAACCTTTTTTGTAGTTCACATGCAATAAAATGTCAGTTCCTTTTCTCACTATTGAGTAGTTTTAAAGCAATTATTGTTCAAAGCTCTGTTAAAAGCTCGACCAAAGGACCTTTAGCTCGACCGTTAGGTAATGTATCCTGTATGTcctaagtaaaaattaaaaggtaTCGTAACAggtgttttattttcttttttctatcaCCTGTTACTGGTCTGTTATAACTTACGATTGTACAAAAACACTTAAAGATTCAAGACCCTTGATGAGCGATTTTTAATAATGAGATCCATCTGACTGTAACGTATAGGGAAATATGAAGTACAAAACAAAACCTGACAGACTGGTTTATGAAGTGTAAAATTGGGCCCCAGtgaggcccgtttcaaacgtcgcgcaaCTGCCGTGTCGAATTCAACCAGTGATCGAATTAATTTCGATTTGACACGAAGCGTTTCTGTCAGCTTTCCTTTCAGTCGTTCGGTTAATGAGAACAAGAAATAACTCCTGCGATAGAGCAGATAGAGTTTAGAAGCACTTTGTAGTTAGCTTGACAATGAGGTATAATGCCCCTTTGATGGCAACAGATCATAATCCCTTATGTTCAGAGCTGAATCGTTTTGATATTAAGATGTAGTGTTATCAGTGGCCAGATAGTATTCCCAAGATGTACACTGCCTAACAAGATGGTCAACAAGGGTTTTTTACTGATTAGCTAAACATCGCTCTAAATTGTTTTAACAGATTCGTCCTCCCTCCAAAATTTAAAAGGACAGAAGACGTATATAAGAAGTAGCTTATGTGAACAATGAAGCGACTCATTCGGGCTGCGAGCAGATCAGAATATAGCATTCTTTGCAGAGACAGCTGCTCGCTTAAAGAAAGGAACTAGCTTAGCATTCAAGTTTGagattaaaaaagcaaaaagtcgTTTAGATTACTGAATCGCGTGTTGCATGGTTAATGGCTCCTTGGAATAGATAAGACTCAAGACAGACCACTTCAACACTCCGAGGAGCCACATTCATCAGTCGTGTTTTCTGAGATAATAAATTAGACAAACGCTAAACGTTTTACAGTAAGGAGGCTGGACAAAAGGCATTAATAGGATAGCCCTATTGTTTATTGCTGTATAGAATCAATTGTTGGATTAAAGATGTAAAAATAGTGAGAGTGCCATTAAAGTTTTGTCAGCCTAAAAGGTGTGAAAGTCTAACACATCAGCTGCACCGTTAAATGTTATGGCTCTCAAGTAATCCGCTTAATCTTCGTGGGAATACAAAATTTCGAACAACGCATGCATGAAATTTCCAGAATTAAAATAGATCAAATAAATACCAAGTAAGTGATAGAAATCAATTAACACAGCATCGTGACTGACGTTCCGGCTTGTTTTTCTAGCCATAAATGAAGATTTGTTATAATTGTATTCCCCTAACTGATGTTtgctaaagaagaaaaaaaaagtatatgcCAAGGCTTTTTTTACAAAGGGAAATATGTTTATTTACTTTGACATGATCTGAGGAGCTCGAAAGACACCGGAGTTGGGCAATATTGAGGTTCTTATTCCACGATTCGGTCGAAGCGCTTTAAATTTGCTTGAAAACACAAAGGCTCGTTACGTATTTCAGCACCTCCAAAAAGACACGCGTAAATGTTTCTCGTTCCTTTGTTGCCAGTTAAAAACATTTGACAGTGGCTTTTGTCCTTTACAGAGGCTGGAAATTCGATCAATATACACCTAGCACCGCCCACTGCCCTCTGATTAAAATTCGCGGTCCTTCGCCGCTGTCTGGAACATCGTGGATTTGTCACAAGCAGAAGGATCACTTTCAGCGTGGAGCATCATGTCACTTTTGCTGAGTTTCAGCGCAATTCTTCTCCTGGCCTCGCAACGTTCGCAAGCTTATACAACACGGGGACACTGCCAACCTGTGCCGAATTTTTGTAGGAATTTGACGAATGGCGAAGGCTACTCTTTAATGCGGCTCCCGAACGCGTTCAACAATTATCAACTGGATGAAACAGTCCGAGCAATCAGCGCTTGGAATCCTCTTGTTGGCCGGTGCCATGCAGGCCTAAAGCTCTTCCTCTGTGCGATTTACGCGCCAATTTGTCTTCATGACAAAGAAAGCGGCAAAGAAGTTACCATCAAACTGTGCAGGTCATTTTGTTTAAACGTGAAAGGAAGCTGTGAGCCGGTGATGAAACAGAACAATCATAGCTGGCCTCTTCACGACGCCTTTAACTGCTCGCAGTACGTGGATAACTCAATGTGTGTCCGAGAAGACTTCATTTCTGCACCGACGACCCCCAAGACGCCGACGACGACGCCGACAACGAAAACAGGTCTGTACCGCTAAATGGACGATTACATCGCATTAGTGTTTGCAGCTTAATTTGTAGTTATTACAAAGCAACATGATCAAAAGATTACGACCAAGGAATTCTTGAATCAAATTGGTTCTGTTAAGTACAAGGCAATTTAAATACCAACAGAGTTTTACTTTGAAGAtctgttttattcttttaactATTTACAGCGAAACGATCATCCCTCTTTTGATGTTTTGTTTCTCCTATCTACCCGCAAACACTTACAACGCAGCGGTTGCTATGATTACATTATTAGGTATTTCCTACGGAAAGGGCGCGAGTTTAGGTTGTACCCATTGGAATGCTTTACGCCTGTATTCTATATCGATTAATCCTACAAACATTGGTTTGATTTGTTATTTCTACAGTCAAGAATGACATCTGTGATCCAACTTTACATTCTGATGACGACCTACTTGAAAAGGCTTGTTCAAGTGATTTAGGTAAGACCTGTTAACAACTGTCATTTCTAGTCTCCTAGACAGGCTAACTTTAGCTTAAAAAAGACACACACAAAACCAGGAATACAGATTTCCGGTCTACGAAATTCCTGTGATGGTGTTTACACTTGATTCTTCAAAACGGGCCATGAAAGGAGggatgcattttttttctttttgtgattaGGCTTGAAGTCATCAACATAATTGAACGCGAGCGTGGGATGGCAAATTTGTCGCCTTTAATCTTAAAAGAGGTGTCAATGGCCATCGAAACGACGGGACAATTTTGACACCCGCGGATGATTTCATAGACCACCAAAAGTGGAAATTGCCTTtcgcaggagcccatcaaatggaccctccatctccattaatttcttgagtcaaccctttcccgagtagatttataaatagaaccaggagcccatcaaatttgataagCTCCTGCCTTTCGGTATCTTCCGAGTCCTACATAGTCAACCTTGAAAATTCAGACTATGTTTAAGGCCCAGAAATTAGCCTTTTTTCTAACGTAAAGCCTCAATCACCTAATTGTTATTCTTTGCAAGCTACGCAATGACAAAAGAATCcctatttttaaattcgttggtgtatAATTAGAGTCGTGCAAATATGCCTAGTTAACAAGGAGCACATGGAAAAACAAACCTAAAGGTGAAATTAAAGTGTCTCGCACAAAGTTTTCACTTGTTTGGATACACACTTCATATGCACCGCATAGGGCAATGACAGATTGGTTATTAGCTAAGTAAACGTCATTTATTACTAATGACCATATTCATTACACGTCTGTCAATGGAACGCTCTTTGAATCGGGCTGCAGGTTTCCTAAGTAATACGTAGGAATTGAGGTCTTTTACTGTGCGCTTCAGGGACAAATATTCAGCATTCCAGAAATGAGTCATGGCTTGGTATTGATTCTCCCAACCTATTGTAATACGCTCATTTAATCCAAGTTGTCAGAATTTTGTTAGTATTAAATTGTCAAACACTCCATACACGCTCAATCAATGCCCTCACCCGGCCGGTCTTCGAGAAGAACAGAGCTAATATTAATATAAGATGATATAACTATTGTTGAGAGAGACATTAAATTTAGAACGTCAGGTAAAAAATAGACGCTCGTAGTGTACCCGGTGTAGGAGGTGTTCAACATCTCTTATTTCCTTTGCCTCAAGCGTGAAGTACAAGAAGGGGAAGATGTCGTACACGTGTGCACAAGCGAGAGTCCATCCATTCAGAGCTGAGAGACACTTTATTAATGCATAGCGCCATTAACGGATAAATCAACATCCAGTGGATAAGCTTTACAAAAAGGAACATTGTCCATTGGAAAAGAGATTTGGCTATGTAGATAACACTGtccaccctttgaacaactggatcCTGATGTTTTGCTGTGATTTTTGTTTATCGGAGAGTCTTGCCTAAGGCGTTTTTACTGTCAATAATgtacaaatagcgaaaacttcaggtaccttcagttttattttctctatgCGAAACATTTATGAGTAGAACACACAGCTGGATTTTGTTTAGAATACCACCTTGATTTAGTTATCAATATCAGTGCTTGAGATCTTTAAATTTCGAAGTTTCAGCTAAATATAACCACATTTATTAAGAGAATAGCCTAAGTAAGTATTTACATATCCTAAGGTATCCATTGGAAGACTCTTTTGGACTGGCCTTCCAGTAAGCGGGCACTCTTTTAGCAAGGTATTGCCCGTCCTCGCTACTTAAACCAAACATGTCTTGAGCCCTGAGAAAAGATAAACCCTCTCTCATCATGACTTGACTAAGGCTTCCAATTCAAACTAGCACTCTCCAGCGAGATAGTCTTAAGGAAGGATGACCCATCCTATCCTCAGACTTTCCACGATTTTACTGGCTTTCCTGAGTGTGAACTACGTTTGTAACCGCATTTTTTAAGCTTCACTTATGTACAGAGGTGCACTTGTTACATTGTGAAATCGAGTTTATTGACTTATTACGTTGAATTGAAGTGGCATTATTACTGAACCTCTCTATGGGTACCGGTACTGACGTCGTTTTCGTCGCGCGTTTTCCGTTTAAAGAGGGAATAAACGACTTGTATTTATCAACGGGCACCCACACAGCAAACACGTAAACCAGTACTTTAAATTTTGATTATCGTTTTTTACTGATGTTTTaactgtgtttaaataaagtatgTCTGACATCTATGCCTATCAAATCGTCGGTTTTTCTATGAAATCGTCACATCTTAAGAATTGTCAGTTTGTGTCGAAAGACTGCTAGCAAACTCGGGTAACCACGGCGACGACGACGGAAACGAGttaataaaaaagtaacaagtttgataagcaaaaaaaaaaaaagctctgaACGTTgacagatttctttgccgtagaGAGTTTCATTACTGTTTCAAAAAACCAATGTGGTCTCTTAATGTAGGGGTGTGAAAAccgttaagaaaatgttatatATCAATGAAGGTATTTAAAAATGGAATCATGttacaaaaatacaaattaagaTTAGTATTTTCTCTTAACCAACTAACTCTTTTACTTTGAAAAAGCCTAGGCGTGATCGAATATTGCTTAGTAAAGCAACCTCATTTTTGTTTGATCATCATGTTATCCTATCCTTTTGCTTTTTGGTTTACACCTTTGGGGAGGCGGACCGGGTGGTAAAACAAGATTTTCAGTCGTTTAAATCTATTCATTTGTTTGTCAATCTGTGTTAAAcgatttaaaagtttcaaaactTTATTAGAGCTCGTAAGCGAGTTTATCTAATGattgtgttatttattttattttgcagcTATAAGAGCTGACGTAACTTCTATGAAAGACGCAAAAGTCGCAGACTCTCATACAGTTCTCAGACTCAAGCCGCGGCACAAGAGAACGTCACGGAAATCAAGAAAAGAGAAGGATTTTCCTGATCGGGTACTGATAAACGAAAACCTCTGCTCCAATTTGCGAAACAGAGTGAAAACAGACAACAAAAACGGTTATCTGATTTTTCTCGAAAAACGATCAGGAAAGAAGACCAAGTATATCGTCAAACTTATTCTTCCATTTAGAAACAGGCGTCATAAAAGACTGGTGAAGAAAAATCTCTGTAAACCGAATTAAAGAGTTTTGAGTCACTACAGAGAAAAAATACAACGAATCAGAAACAGCTGCAAGGAAACTTGTAGATGACGCTGACAGCAGCTAATCATTCGTAGATTAAAATacaattttatttcagttttgtatGACATCATCTCGGCCTTTATCAACTACACTTTGTGTTTGGCCttggacattttttttatcatttagaGAAGTTCATATTATTTGTATGGGCGAAGATTAGATTATTGGATGAATGGGTTATTACGTCTTGTATAGACTCACACTATTACGTAATTTACTGAATAGTCATCCTTCAAGACACAAATGGTactattataaaggaaataaaactcaTTCAGTCAAAAGTTAAAGAAGCCTTTCCATTTAAAATGAGTATCTTTCGTTAAAGAACTTCCAGAATTTAGCAGACAGTCCAATACAGCTAATGAAATGTTGATGTCCCTTACTTTGTTTTACAGTACAATAGTTCGGGATCTTGGAATGCTTGTTATGAGCTCATTGTTTTGTGTATTTACAATATTGCATATGCTTGAATTATGAGTGACTCGTTCATGTGTTTGTGGATTATATCTGTTATGTATTCAGGAGCCAGCTTATAATGCAGAAAATTCTAGGAATCGTTAGCACCTCGTCTTGTTAATTAATCAACTTTCAACTGAACCATTATATAACGACTGGCCTCAACGATAGTATTTCATATGGAAAAGAAAGTCGATATAACTGGACTTCATCAGTTATAGCgaatgaaatttttattttgccagTCTGTTGGCCTTTTGATTTTTGAGGTTACATTGTGGACTGTTCACCTTTCACAGTTTAAGCAGTTAGTTATAAATTTGAGTTTTGTAACATCTCACAATTTTAGCGATTCAAATCTTGGAATTGCTATTATTTTTAGTATCCAAGATAGTTAGGTTTCAGATGAAATCCTCGTATATAGCTATTGATTCcaatattttaattaattttctgggttttttttggggggggggggggggaggaccGAAAAAAACAAACGGTTAAGGTATAAACCTTGTCTATCAAAATGATCAAGAGtgaaaccgttttttttttctgtaaactgAATTAAATATAAAgcgaagaaaagagaaaaatatcttgACGAGTTCCAGTGCTCTTTGAAAAGGAGCTGTAAAACGTTTGATAGTTTGAAATATTGTACAGCCAGAGAGAAAACAATGCATATGTATTGCACGTAGAGACGTTAAACTTGGCTTTTTTGTTTCGTACTTGTATAAGCTAGGTGCAAATGTATAGCATTTAATGAAAGCACTTTTATATGAAAAATGTGTCCTGATTTCAGTCTTCATGAATGTATATGTTATTTGGTTTCCATTTCGCTAGAGCATGTAGAGTAGCCGATAATTTTACAAAAGTTCCTTTTTCCCACGTTAGTCACCTTTGTCAAATACCACCCGAAATTTAATCTGGTTACCTCGCCTGAATTCTTCTCCTTCGATTCTTTGCCCTGTTAGAGTCACTGTGACTCAGTACACACTGACTTATTCCTAAAACTCTATCAAGCAACAAACTGAGTCGTTAATGAAGACAAAGGTTTCTGACTAATCGCTTTGTCTGCAG encodes:
- the LOC140928647 gene encoding secreted frizzled-related protein 2-like, translated to MSLLLSFSAILLLASQRSQAYTTRGHCQPVPNFCRNLTNGEGYSLMRLPNAFNNYQLDETVRAISAWNPLVGRCHAGLKLFLCAIYAPICLHDKESGKEVTIKLCRSFCLNVKGSCEPVMKQNNHSWPLHDAFNCSQYVDNSMCVREDFISAPTTPKTPTTTPTTKTVKNDICDPTLHSDDDLLEKACSSDLAIRADVTSMKDAKVADSHTVLRLKPRHKRTSRKSRKEKDFPDRVLINENLCSNLRNRVKTDNKNGYLIFLEKRSGKKTKYIVKLILPFRNRRHKRLVKKNLCKPN